The nucleotide window GAAGGAAAACCCAACAGGAGGATGTTACAGGACGGCTTCTACTTCCTGGAAACCGGGACAACACTGCAAGTAATGCGAATTTAGATGTCGTCAATTTGTTGGCTGCTATAGCTCGTACCCAAGGTAAATGAGACTGGCTAAATGTATGCCATTCCTTTTACTCTCTTTTGATTCTATGCTAATTTTTATGTATTCAAAATCATAGGGAAAAATGAGGATAAAACAATCAACTGCTCATCGATACCAGATAGAGACCATCTTGTTCAGATACTTAGTAAGATAAACTCGTTACCTTTGCCTCCAGACCTGGTGGCGAAGCTGCCCAATTTAGGAAGCTTGCATGGTAAATTACCGGGTCATACTTCTTTGGAACATCAAATCAAACTGAATGGAAACGCATGTTCTCCTTCAACAAAGGATCTGCTTGCTGTTCTTTCAGCTCCCCTAGCCACGTCTGCTCCCGATGCTCTCACAATACTATCTCAAAAGAGCAGCCATAGCAGCGACAGTGAGAAAACTAAGATTACTCACTCTGACCAAACTACTCTCAATCTGCAAAAGAGACCTCCTTTAGAGTTTCCTTCTGTTGGAGGAGAGAGAATTAGTAGCGGTTACCAGTCTCCTATGGAAGATTCTGACGGCCAGGTTCAAGAAGTGCATGTTAATTTACCTCTGCAGCTGTTTGGATCCTCACCTGAAGATGATAGTCCTCCAAAACTTGCATCTTCTAGGAAATATTTCTCATCCGACAGCAGTAATCCCATTGATGGGAGGTCTCCTTCGTCTTCTCCTCCTACTGTGCAAAAGCTGTTACCGATacagagaaaaagagaaacttTGAAGCCTGAGAACATGACAATCAATAAAGGGCTTAATGCAAATGTTGTCGCTAGCAGAACTGGTGATTCTAAGAGGCCCTTTGATCTGTTCAGAGGATCAAATACAGGAGCTGAGCCTGGTTCATTTCAAAGTTTTCCTTATCAAGCTGGGTATATCTCTTCTGGGTCTGACCATTCACCTCCAAGTCTGAATTCTGATGCACAGGTAACTAGGCACTGCATGGGATTTTGTTTGAGCTTTATTATTGCCATTTTTCCTCTGGGGCTGTctgaactttattttatttcatttatcatGCGTATGAAATAATTGTATGATTCCTCCCACAGGATCGCACTGGTCGAATAATCTTTAAACTTTTTGACAAGGATCCGAGCCATTTTCCAGAGACATTGCGGACACAGGTGAGGAGTTTATGGCATATCGTATCACTTGCCCATTGTGTTATTTGGATGGCGTGGAaacttaaataatatatttgttgaCCTGTTTTGTAGATATCCTGTTGGCTCTCTAACCGTCCATCTGAAATGGAGAGTTATATAAGACCTGGTTGTGTGGTTCTATCAGTTTATGTATCAATGCCATCCGCTGCCTGGGAACAAGTGAGTGAACTGCTGTAATGCAAGCTGAGCAACATTTATGTCGCCACTATACTGACCACTTGCAGGGTGTATGTGTTCTTTGCAGTTTGAACAAAACCTTCTTGAGCGTGTCAATACTTTGGTTCAATCTTCAGATTCTGATTTCTGGAGAAGTGGGAGGTTTATAATTAACACAGGCAGGCAATTAGCATCACATAAAGATGGTGAGTACCAATGGGTTGGTagactgaatttttttttttaggatgtgGATTggttatacctttttttttttttacaatctttttttttttaggtgttatgatttttttatacagATTTTTATCTAAAGAAAAAGATGTGCCATCTGGacgaacattaaaaaaaaatgtttcatttgGATGGGTTGTAAACGAAATAGGAATTTTGGACTATCTCCCTTTGATTATAACTTGATCTGCACTTTGTTCTTCAGGAAAGATCCATCTATGCAAATCCTGGAGAACATGGAGTTCCCCAGAGTTGATTTTGGTATCTCCTCTGGCAGTTGTGGATGGGCAAGAAACATCTCTACTTTTGAAGGGTAGAAATCTCTCTAATCCTGGAGCCAAGTAAGTATGGTGTACTTTTTTGCTTTAGATAGGTTCAATTAAGACATTCCCTGTTTTAAGAGCTGGTTTACAAGTTGTGCAGGATTCATTGCACTTATATGGGTGGTTACATATCGAAGGAAGTTTCGGAATCTACCTGCCAAGGAACCTCGtatgataagataaatttggTCAGTTTCAAAATTCACTGTGAATCTCCTGGAGGTGTCGGTCGCTTTTTCATTGAGGTAGTGCTCTGAtaaattcttctttttatttgtagttttctGTTCAGATGAATAGAATCCTTGAAAAGTATACATTGTACTTGAACTTTACCAATATTATGAGCAGGTAGAAAATGGTTTCAAGGGCAATGGTTTTCCAGTGATAGTAGCTAATTCAACCATCTGTGAGGAACTGAGGCTTCTCGAGTCTGAGTTTGATTTGGAGGCAAGAGAATATGATGACATTTCAGAAGAAAATACAAATGATTTTCGGCGACCAAAGTCGAGGGAGGAAGTTCTGCACTTCTTGAATGAACTTGGATGGCTCTTCCAAAGGATAGGAAACACTTCCATGCTTGGGAATCCTGATTATTCACTTTGCCGGCTCAAATTTTTACTCACATTCTCTGTTGAAAGAGACTGTTGTGCTTTAGTTAGAAAGCTCCTAGACATACTGGttgaaagaaactttgatgGAAATGTACTGACAAAGGAGTCCTTGGAGACATTGTCTGAGATTCAGCTGTTGAACCGGGCAGTTAAAAGAAGGTGCAGGAAGATGGTTGATGTGCTCATCCATTACTCGATTACTAGCAGTAATGATGCCTCCAAGAAGTATATATTTCCACCAAATGTTGTGGGGCCTGGAGGTGTTACACCTCTACATTTGGCTGCTTGTACGTCAGGTTCAGATGATCTGATAGATGCTTTGACGAGCGACCCACTGGAGGTATTCTACTACTGATACTCTTATCgatgttattaattatataattgttcTGATGATTGTGGTGATTGGTACTAGGACTGCTACAACTATCAATTTTAACCATCAGATTTTTCAAGGTTTGGGAAAAGTAAAAGGAGGGAAGTGTTTGGCAGCTGGGATTGATAATACTAGGATGACCTGCCCTGGTCATCGAATAATagttttaacaataaaaatagattGATGAGAGCCAAAATATGATTTTGGTTCTTAAATTATGtatcatataataatttcatcTTTGAACCACCAATTCATTGAATATATTAGAGAAGCAACTTAAATGTTATTTGCGACCGATTATACCATTAGAAGTAAACAATTTTGCACACGTCCTTATGATAGGTAGGGATGTGACAAGTTAGGCCATGttttgatcttataaaaaaataaaaaataaaataatttgaaaatattgcgGCCCTAATATATGTCGTATGTTTCCTTATGGCTCTGCTTTTATGTGACGACCAAAAATTGTCATGTCAGCGTGTGAAAAAAAGTCTTATTATATTAGCATTTGTCATTTTATAATGGCTAAATTGACAAATTtgtttttactgataaaaaaataagtggaAACATTTATAAAAGTTCAATGCTGAATCGGGACAAGTTCACAGAAATTATAGCCTTGAAACAATAGTTCACGGATACAATTAGAATTTGAACTCTTGTTAATCCTTCTTTGTTTCACCCTTCTCCTGTAGATTGGATTGAACTGCTGGACTACCCTTCTTGATGCAATTGGACAGTCACCATATGATTATGCTATGATGAGGCATAATCACTCCTACAACAAGCTGGTGGCTCGTAAACTCACTGACAGAGAGAATGGTCAAGTGTCAGTGATGGTAACGAGTGAGATAGAGCAAGCACGGTTGTCAATGGAGCCAGAGCATCAGATAAGTACCCAAGTCAAACAACTCAGATCTTGTGCCAGGTGTGCAGTTGTTGCAAGGAAGCACAACATGAGGGTTTCAGCTTCCCAAGGATTGCTTCAGCGCCCCTTCATTCATTCAATGCTTGCCATAGCTGCTGTCTGTGTTTGTGTCTGCTTGTTCTTGCGTGGCTCCCCAGACATTGGCTCGGTTGCCCCATTCAAGTGGGAGAATTTGGGTTTTGGCACAATATAATGTTAATGGGGAGACGCTTTTGGACAAAGGAAATAGCGGCTCAGGTCAGTTGAGCGCAAGTTGATTCCGATATCTACTTTGATATCGGTTAAAgttgatttttggaaatgaAAATGAGTTATGCTGATTacattttgaaaatgagaaCTAAGGGTTGGACAGGAGTTGTGTAGACAGTCCTGAGAAGTTAGGAAGTTATGACCAGGATCAGGCATGACATGATCGAGATGCTGCATATAGTATCTTCCTAACTAGTCATAAGATTCGGGATGCTGGCGTAGATTGCAAAATTTCTTTGGCCGGTATCTGCTGAAAGTAGGTGATTTATTTTTGACTTAGGAATTTAGAAATCTTCAGCTCCTGAAACCTCTGAAGTGTGCCCTTCATTGGTAGAGATAAAAGCCAGAGGAAGGGCGGAAAGCCGCACGATAGCATGGTGTTGGAGACCCACCCAGATGGAGTAAAAAAAGACAAGTGGAGAGAGAATGCAAGCATGTATAGTTTCATAAGAGGTTTAATTTGGTTAATCCTATGTGGTTTAATTTTCCCCTTTATATTCCTTTACAAGTCATATGGATCATAATTTTAGGGCATTTACAGTGTAACATTGTTGTCTCTATAAGCTAATCGGTCTCTGGTGAATCACATGACAATATCATATGATGCAATAGTGAAATATTTGTtcagttttatttaaaataagaggcATGTTAGTATATCTCTCTAATCGTGCCAGTATGATCTTCTGGTAATACATTTACATTTAAGCCACCTGCTTTAAAGGACgtgatcattttatatttttttaacggtAATATTTTCCACTGAAATGCGAACAAATATCATTGAAATGCCTGATTGATAGCTGTCCGGGACTGCATCTCTTCTTTTATCTGCCATCTACTCTCTTCTGCATGATGTAACGATAGGATGGCGTGTACTCTCTTCTTAGATGCTAAGACTATCTGATTGGATTGGTACCTTGACACTTTTTCCGACCACCAATACTGCTTTTATACCTCCAAGCGATACTCGATCTTCAGTTGTTAATGGTCAGCCAGAAATGTAAATTGGCGTAAGaagtttgaatctttgatttATAAGAACTATAAACCAGTTGGCGCTACCAGACTGAATTTGTGTAGGATTAttgcagcatgcatgcatcatttgATGTAACTTTTGTGGAAATTAGTAAATGGGAAGGAATTAACATTGTGTTATTTATAAGTGGGTGGGtctgaagaaattcatgggcctaactcatctcataaaataggttctacaagagatgattgctcattgcttataaacatgcctaaGACCTTGTCAACAGCCAAtctgagattattcctcaacacccttcCTCGTGTGCAggtcagtattttttctggtccttgttacgggataagtagtgtgggctCTCATTCGTCCTGTAGCAGGCTCTGATACTAtaaagaaattcatgggcctaactcatctcataaaaccggttctacaagagaggattgctcattgcttataaacatatccaagaccttatccacagccaatgtgagattattcctcaagaGGGTCATACAACCGGGATTCATAAAGCTGATGATCTGATGAGAATAGGAAGAACTGAGCAATACAAGCAAGAATTAAAAGACAATCTGTGAGTTAAAAATGGTTTTACTCCAATTAAACATCTTTGCTAAGCAGACAATTTAAGTCATTTCACATTAATTTAGCAGGGAACGGCCTTTTCCACAACCAGCATGAAAAAGACACCCCCAACACAAACatacaattaacaataataacaatacaCCTTCTGATCTGATCACTCCACACTTTATCCATGTTAAGATATCATGAGCAACTTGCATATATATCGTTCTGTTCCAAGAACAAGCGAAAATATCTTTTCCTTAATTATTTCCCTTAGTTCTAGCTACTTCGATTTCTGCCCTTTCCTCTGGCAAGATTATCACCTAAAACTTCTCCAACACCTTCTGCCATACCCTCGACCAGCCCTTCAAAGAGCACTATGACAACTTTAGATACAACCCGGAAGGCAGACCCTAGCATGCTGGGCTTTTCGAGATCTTTGATCCCATTGGCATAGAGCCCATTAACCATATTCTTAGCACAAACCGCATGGAGATGGTAACCACAAACAGTGCAGTGGAACACACGGCCTGACCTCTTCCTCTTGCACACGCCACACACGAAACCAGAATCGCCATTTGCGCCTGCCATGTTTGCGGGCACAAGTCTGAGGGTATGCGCAGGGTGGCATAAGAAGCTGGTTTCCGAAGAAAGCCTCTCGCAGCAAGGGTGCATCTGGAAACCACAGGCACTGCATCGGAAAGCATACCCTTTGGCGGGTTTGAAACAAACATCACACTTTGATTTCCCTTCTTTACCTAAACAAAAAGGATGAAAATTAATGAGCCCAAAACGGATTTATCATTGACATGAATGATCATCAGCTTTGAGTACTTCAACTTCATGCGCAAAACAATAAGATCATTACCTGGCTTAGAATAGAAAGTAAGCTGGTGCAGGTAGTGGAAAGGGTGGTCCTTAAGATCAGGAGGAGCATGGGCACAGAACTCGTGCAGCTGAAAATCACATTGTTGGCAAGTGAACCTCATTCCTGCACCATACTCCTTGCAGCCAGAGCAGGTAAAGTGGTCTGGAAGGTCCAGTTTCGATAGAGGATGTTGTGGGTGGTTAAAATGAAGCATCTCTTCCCCCACGATAAGTTGTGGGGAGGTGGGGAATTCGATGAGAGGATACTTTCTGGGTACAGATGTTGTGGGTCTAGGATTTTTAGGGAGTTCCATTGAAGCAGACCTGTTAAGCAGAAATTATCTTTTGCCTTGTTTAAGGTTTTGTTGCTTACCAGGGCTACGTCTTTGGGACCTTCCTGGTTTAATGTTAAATTGTTGTACAAAC belongs to Juglans regia cultivar Chandler chromosome 8, Walnut 2.0, whole genome shotgun sequence and includes:
- the LOC109000521 gene encoding squamosa promoter-binding-like protein 14, with the translated sequence MEEAGPQVASPIFIHPQTLQSRFSMAKKRDLLNVQAKPPLMTPTTELQNHIMDDWNAKGWDWDSVRFVAKPLDLRLGTPATAAAAAEQKKKESSRSVSVEEEDESLRLNLGGGLKFVEEEQEPQSRPNKRVRSGSPGTGGNYPMCQVDNCKEDLSNAKDYHRRHKVCEAHSKSTKALVAKQMQRFCQQCSRFHLLSAFDEGKRSCRRRLDGHNRRRRKTQQEDVTGRLLLPGNRDNTASNANLDVVNLLAAIARTQGKNEDKTINCSSIPDRDHLVQILSKINSLPLPPDLVAKLPNLGSLHGKLPGHTSLEHQIKLNGNACSPSTKDLLAVLSAPLATSAPDALTILSQKSSHSSDSEKTKITHSDQTTLNLQKRPPLEFPSVGGERISSGYQSPMEDSDGQVQEVHVNLPLQLFGSSPEDDSPPKLASSRKYFSSDSSNPIDGRSPSSSPPTVQKLLPIQRKRETLKPENMTINKGLNANVVASRTGDSKRPFDLFRGSNTGAEPGSFQSFPYQAGYISSGSDHSPPSLNSDAQDRTGRIIFKLFDKDPSHFPETLRTQISCWLSNRPSEMESYIRPGCVVLSVYVSMPSAAWEQFEQNLLERVNTLVQSSDSDFWRSGRFIINTGRQLASHKDGKIHLCKSWRTWSSPELILVSPLAVVDGQETSLLLKGRNLSNPGAKIHCTYMGGYISKEVSESTCQGTSYDKINLVSFKIHCESPGGVGRFFIEVENGFKGNGFPVIVANSTICEELRLLESEFDLEAREYDDISEENTNDFRRPKSREEVLHFLNELGWLFQRIGNTSMLGNPDYSLCRLKFLLTFSVERDCCALVRKLLDILVERNFDGNVLTKESLETLSEIQLLNRAVKRRCRKMVDVLIHYSITSSNDASKKYIFPPNVVGPGGVTPLHLAACTSGSDDLIDALTSDPLEIGLNCWTTLLDAIGQSPYDYAMMRHNHSYNKLVARKLTDRENGQVSVMVTSEIEQARLSMEPEHQISTQVKQLRSCARCAVVARKHNMRVSASQGLLQRPFIHSMLAIAAVCVCVCLFLRGSPDIGSVAPFKWENLGFGTI
- the LOC109000446 gene encoding diacylglycerol kinase theta, with product MELPKNPRPTTSVPRKYPLIEFPTSPQLIVGEEMLHFNHPQHPLSKLDLPDHFTCSGCKEYGAGMRFTCQQCDFQLHEFCAHAPPDLKDHPFHYLHQLTFYSKPGKEGKSKCDVCFKPAKGYAFRCSACGFQMHPCCERLSSETSFLCHPAHTLRLVPANMAGANGDSGFVCGVCKRKRSGRVFHCTVCGYHLHAVCAKNMVNGLYANGIKDLEKPSMLGSAFRVVSKVVIVLFEGLVEGMAEGVGEVLGDNLARGKGRNRSS